The DNA sequence GCCCGCCGACCCGCAGGTCCTCGAAGGCGTTGGAGACGGCCCCGCTCGCGGTGTTCGCCTCGACCCTGGCGTCGGACGGGTGGGGCAGCCGGATCGCGATCTCGCCGGACACCGTGGTCAGCCGGATGTCCGTGGGCTTCCCGGACGGGTCGACGTCCAGCACCATGGCGCCGCTGACCGACTCGGCCCGGACCGAGGTCCCGGCCCCGTCGACCACCGTCAGGTCGCCGGACACGGAGTGGAAGCGCAGGTCCCCCGTGACGCTCTGGGCCTCCAGGCTGCCCGACACGGACTCCCCGCGCACCGCGCCGGTCAGCCCGACGAGCGTGGAGTCCCCGGTGATGCCGCGGACCTCGGTGCGGCCGCTGATGCCGGAGACGACGGCCCCGGCGCCGATCACGCCGACCTCGACCGAGGAAGCGGCCGGCACGACGAGCGTGACCACGGCGCTGCGGCGGCGGCCCTTGGGGTCGAACCAGCGCAGCAAGTCCTGCCAGGGCAGGTCCTCGTAGGCCACGGTGAGCCGGCCGTCCTCCTGGGTCACGATCAGCGGCGGGCCCTCGATCGCGGAGATCTCCAGCCGGGCGTCCGGCCCGTCGGTCCCGACCACGTTGACCGTGCCGTCGACGATGCGCACGTGCAGCGCCGCCACCGGATCCTCGAAGGCGAGCTTCCGCGGCTCGGCGATGGTCCATGTCGACACAGGCATGGATGTGACCTCCCGGAAAGCGTGGCAACGCAACATATCGCGTCTCGTCCAGAACACGATATATCGCGGATAGGGGAAGTCAAGGGGAGTCGGAGAAGGGTGGCGGGCTAGGGCCTTTCGTTGGGATCAGGTCGGGTCAGGGAGCGTGGTCCGGTGCGTGCAGCTGCAAGGCGGAGGACTGAGGCAACGCGGAGCGTTGGTGATGGACGACAACGCCGCAGATGTGCGTGCCGGACCACGCGAGCCCGGCATGATCCGAACGAAAGGCCCTAGGTGGGGAGACGGTGGGTGATGCCGACGGGGGGTGAACCGCGCGCAGCAACGTCAAACCGGGGCATATTGCCCTAGCGTGTGAGCCATGAACGCGACATCCACCGGGGCCCTCCTGCTGTGCCGGGCCGACCCGGAGACCGTACGGCCGCTCGCCCACCTGCTGCGCGAGCAGATGCTGCTGGCCCGGGCGGGCGAGGAATGGAGCGTGCTCGTCCCGGAGGGGAAGCCCTGGCGGAGCGGGGGCGAGGGGAGGGGCACGGAGCAGGAGGCGGAGCCGGTGGAACGGGTCGTCGGCGGCTGGGCCACCGCGCTCGCCGTCGGCTCCGCCTGGCCGGCGCTCGCCCTGTGGTGGGACGCCGACCGGGCCGGATTCACGCTCGCCGCCGGATTCCGCCGCCCCGTGGGCTACATCTGGCTGACCGACGGCACCCCGGTGGGCGAGGACGAGGCCATGCGCACCTTCGCGGTCCGGCTCGGCCTCGACCCGGTGCTGGACGTACAGGCGCTGGAGGAGCTGACCCGCCCCGATCCGGACGCCGACGCGGACGCCCGGCTGCGCGGACTGCTCGCCGTTCTCACCCGCACCGGACTGACCCTGCCCGCCGGGCTCTCACCGGGCGAGAGCGCGGACCGGCTGCGGAGCGTCGCGGCGGTGCAGCGCGGGGTGGAACGCGTGGAGTGGGCCGGCTGGCGCGATGCCGTACGCGTGGAACTGGACGCGGTCGAGAGCAGCCGGATCGGCCCGTGGGTACGCGGCCCCCGCGCCCGTGCCGTCGCCGCCGCCCAGATCGCGGCCGGGCTTCCGCTCCTGCTGTGGGGCGCCCGCCGCCGCAGCGGTGGCTGGGTGGCCGCCGGAGCCGTGCTCCTGGCCCAGGGCGCTCTGGGACTGGCGTACGAACGGGCCAGGGCGTCCGCGGACGCCCTCTAGGGCACGCTTCAGGCGTCCTCGTCGTCCTCGTCGTCCAGCCGTGCCAGCCAGGTCGCGAGGCGCTCCACCGGCACCTCGAAGTCGGGGTTGAGGTCGACGAACGTCCGCAGCTGCTCGGCGAGCCACTCGAAGGTGACCTCCTCCTCGCCGCGCCGCTTCTCCAGTTCCTCGATGCCACGGTCCGTGAAGTACATGCGCTCAGGATATCGAGGCCCGGACGCCCGCCTGAACACCGGATACGCCGGAGACACCGCGTACACCGGACACGCCGGGGGCCCGGCTTCGCGACAAGCGCGGAACCGGGCCCCGGTGGCGTACGGACAGCTCGTACGGCTGCAGCGTGGTTCTAGGCCTCGAAGACCTCGTCGACCAGCTGCGCCTGCTCCGCCTGGTGACGCTTGGCCGAGCCGACCGCCGGGGACGAGCCGTGCGGCCGCGAGATGCGGCGCAGGCGCTCGCCGTGCGGCACGTCCGAACCGACCGCGAGGTCCAGGTGGTCGATCAGGTTGAGCGCGATGAACGGCCACGCGCCCTGGTTCGCCGGCTCCTCCTGCGCCCACAGGTACTTCTCGGCGTTCGGGTACTTCGCGATCTCGGCCTGGATCTCCGCACCCGGCAGCGGGTACAGGCGCTCCAGCCGGATGATCGCCGTCTCCGTGTCGCCGCGCTTCTCCCGCTCGGCGTCCAGGTCGTAGTACAGCTTGCCCGCGCAGAAGACGACCTTGCGGACGTCCTCGGGCTTGACCGACGCGTCGCCGATCACCGGGCGGAAGCCGCCGGTGGTGAACTCCTCGATGGACGAGGCCGCGGCCTTCAGACGCAGCATCGACTTCGGGGTGAAGACGATCAGCGGCTTGTGGTGCGGGTTGTGCACCTGCCAGCGCAGCAGGTGGAAGTAGTTCGACGGCAGGGTCGGCATCGCGACCGTCATGTTGTCCTGCGCGCACATCTGGAGGAAGCGCTCGGGGCGGGCGGAGCTGTGGTCCGGGCCCTGGCCCTCGTAGCCGTGCGGCAGCAGCAGCGTGACGCCGGAGGTCTGGCCCCACTTCTGCTCGGCCGAGGAGATGAACTCGTCCACGACGGTCTGCGCGCCGTTGACGAAGTCACCGAACTGGGCCTCCCAGATGACCAGCGACTCCGGACGGGCCAGCGAGTAGCCGTACTCGAAGCCCATCGCCGCGTACTCCGAGAGCAGCGAGTCGTAGACGTTGTACCGGGCCTGGTCGTCGGCCAGGTACAGCAGCGGGGTGTAGTCCTCGCCGGTGACCTGGTCGACCAGGACCGCGTGGCGCTGGCCGAACGTGCCGCGGCGGGTGTCCTGGCCGGCGAGCCGGACCGGGGTGCCCTCCATCAGCAGCGAACCGATGGCCAGCGTCTCGCCCATGCCCCAGTCGATCGTGGCGTTGTCCACCGAGGCCGCGCGGCGCTGCATCTGCGGCATCAGGCGGGGGTGGACGGTGATCGAGTCGGGGATGTTGACCTGCGATTCGGCGATCCGCTTGACGACCTCGGCGGAGACGGCCGTCTCCACGGCCACCGGGAACGCGGCCTGCGGCTCGGGGACGTGCGGGGCGGCCGGCTGCGAGGTGGCCTCGCGGACCTCGGCGAACACCTTCTCCAGCTGACCCTGGAAGTCCTGGAGCGCCTGCTCCGCCTCTTCCAGCGTGATGTCGCCACGACCGATGAGGGACTCGGTGTAGAGCTTGCGCACCGAGCGCTTCTTGTCGATCAGGGTGTACATCTGCGGGTTGGTGAACTCCGGGTTGTCGCCCTCGTTGTGACCGCGGCGGCGGTAGCAGATGAGGTCGATCACGACGTCCTTGTTGAACGCCTGCCGGAACTCGAAGGCGAGCCGCGCGACGCGGACCACGGCCTCCGGGTCGTCGCCGTTGACGTGGATGATCGGCGCCTCGATCATGCGTGCCACGTCGGTGGCGTACATCGAGGAGCGCGAGGACTCCGGGGCGGCGGTGAAACCGACCTGGTTGTTGATCACCACGTGCACGGTGCCGCCGGTGCGGTAGCCGCGCAGCTGCGACATGTTGAGCGTCTCGGCGACGACGCCCTGGCCCGCGAAGGCCGCGTCGCCGTGGAGCGCGACGGGCAGGACCGTGAAGTCCGTGCCGCCCTTGTTGATGATGTCCTGCTTGGCGCGGGCG is a window from the Streptomyces sp. MMBL 11-1 genome containing:
- a CDS encoding DUF4097 family beta strand repeat-containing protein, producing MPVSTWTIAEPRKLAFEDPVAALHVRIVDGTVNVVGTDGPDARLEISAIEGPPLIVTQEDGRLTVAYEDLPWQDLLRWFDPKGRRRSAVVTLVVPAASSVEVGVIGAGAVVSGISGRTEVRGITGDSTLVGLTGAVRGESVSGSLEAQSVTGDLRFHSVSGDLTVVDGAGTSVRAESVSGAMVLDVDPSGKPTDIRLTTVSGEIAIRLPHPSDARVEANTASGAVSNAFEDLRVGGQWGAKKITGTLGAGTGTLRATTVSGSIALLRRPPAEDDAYATEPTGKVL
- a CDS encoding DUF6104 family protein, with the translated sequence MYFTDRGIEELEKRRGEEEVTFEWLAEQLRTFVDLNPDFEVPVERLATWLARLDDEDDEDA